AGCCAACGGACGCTGTACCTCAGCTCCCGCAGAAGTAGAGATGGCCATTGGCAAAAAGCCCAAAGCAGCCGCCGATGCAGTCAATAAAACCGGGCGAAGCCGTTCCTTTGCCCCGGTAATCACCAGGTCTTTCAGATTATCAAAACTAGATTCCATAGACTTGAAATGTTCTATCAGTACAATTCCATTGAGTACCGCAATACCAAATAGGGCGATAAAACCTACACCCGCAGATATACTGAAAGGCATATCCCGCATCCAGAGCAAGAGTACGCCACCGATGGCGGATAAGGGGATCGCAGAGTAAATCATGAGTGCTTCTCTGCTGGAAGAAAAGGCAAAATACAAAAGCACAAATATGAGGAAGAGCGCAATGGGCACCGCAATCAGCAGTCGGTTTCTGGCTTTTTGCAGGTTTTCAAACTGCCCTCCGTAATCCACCCGGTACCCTTCGGGAATATCCACTTGGTTGGAAATAATGCCTTGGATATCGTCCACTACAGACTGCAGGTCCCGGTTTCTCACATTCACTCCAATCACCACCCGGCGCTGGGTATCATCACGGGAAATCTTAGCTGGGCCTTTGGTATAGGATATCGCCGCCAGTTCTGACAAAGGCACAGACCCTCCGCTGGGAAGCTGTATGGAAGCTTGTTCCAGATGCCGGATATCCTTACGAAAGGGCTCGGCAAAACGTACCACCAGATCAAACTGCTTTTCACCTTCGAAAACCTTCCCTGCACTCATCCCTGCAAACCCCATGGTCACCACTTGGTTTAGATCAGAGATATTCAATCCAAATTTGGCAATCTTTGCTCTATTGTATTCGATTTTCATTTGAGGCAAGCCGTCCACTTTTTCCAAAATAATGTCCGCTGCTCCATCTACATTTTGTATGGCAGCCTCGATCTCTTCTGCTGTCTGCAAAAGCACATCCAGATCCTCTCCAAATACCTTGATGGCCAGATCCGCACGCACTCCTGTGATCAGCTCGTTGAAGCGCATTTCTATAGGCTGGGTAAATTCATACTCCATGCCCGGGATCACCTCCAGCGCCTCCTTAAATTTCTCCGCCAGCTCATCCTTAGTCTCCACGGTAGTCCACTCTGATTTGGGTTTGAGTGTCACGATCACGTCGCTTTCCTCCATGGACATGGGGTCTGTGGGAATCTCAGCCGCACCGATTCGGGTCACTACCTGGTTGACCTCAGGAAACTTCTGGAGAATTTTCTCAATCTCGGTAATGGTCTCTACGGTATTGGTGAGCGTAGTTCCTGTTTTCAGGAATGGCTGAATCACAAAATCTCCCTCATCCAGAGTAGGGACAAATTCAGAACCCATATTGCGAAAAATCAATACCGTGCCTACCAGCATGGCAAAGGCCCCAATCAACACCACTTTAGCATGGTCCAGCGCCCAGGTAATGGTAGGTTCATAGACTTTGTTCAGCCCATTGATGATACGGGTGGAGATATTTCTAGGTCCGGGAGGAGTGGTTTTCAAAAACATCGATGAAACCACAGGCACATAGGTCAAGCCTAGGATCATAGCCCCGATCAGTGCAAAAGAAAACACTTCGGCCATAGGCCTGAACATCTTTCCTTCTACGCCGGTAAGGGAAAGTATAGGTATAAAAACAAGGATGATAATGATCTGTCCAAAAATGGCCGAATGCATCATTTTAGATGCTCCGGAAATAGAAATCTGGTCTTTCACTTTCCTCTTCTCCGATCCGGATAAGCCCTGAAGTCTATGATCAGACTTGACAAACTGAAAGGCAATATACTCTACAATAATCACCGCTCCGTCTATGATAATACCAAAATCAATGGCTCCCAAACTCATCAAATTGGCATCCACACCAAAAATATACATGAGGGATAAGGCAAAGAGTAAGCTAAGCGGAATCACTGAAGCCACTACCAACCCAGAGCGTAGATTCCCCAGCAAAATCACCACCACGAAAACCACGATCAAACAACCCAAAATGAGATTTTCTGCAATGGTAAATGTAGTCTTGCCTATTAATTCGGACCTATCCAGAAACCCATTGATTACTATCCCTTCAGGAAGTGTGCTCTTGATACTTTCCAGTCTTTCATTGACCCGGTCTATGGTTCCTTTGGAATCTGCCCCCTTCAGCATCATCACCTGTCCCAGTACCTTTTCCCCTTCTCCATTGGCTGTAATGGCCCCGAATCTATTGGCATGCCCAAAGCCCACTTCTGCGACATCACGAATATAAACCGGAGAACCGTTTCTGCTTTCCACTATTATATTTCCAATATCCTCTAGTGAGGACACCAGTCCCTCACCACGGATAAAAAAACTCTCATTGGTCTTTTCTATATAGCCTCCACCGGCGATAGAGTTGTTTTGCGCCAGTGCCTCATACACTTCCACCAGGTCTAGCTGCATGGCTTTGAGACGCTCCGGATTGATGGCTACCTCATACTGCTTAAGGTAACCTCCCCAGGTATTCACCTCTACCACACCTTCTATCCCGGATAATTGTCGGCGCACGATCCAATCCTGAATAGTACGGAGCTCCGTGATATCATATTCCTGCTCATAGCCTGGTTCCACGTCGATCACATACTGAAAAATCTCGCCCAACCCGGTACTGATCGGCCCCATTTCAGGCGACCCAAACCCCTCTGGTATGCTCTCCTCGGCCACTTTGATCCGCTCTGCTATCAGCTGCCGAGGCAAGTAGGTGCCCATTTTGTCCTCAAAAACAATGGTAACTACTGATAGCCCAAATTTAGAAACAGAGCGAATTTCCAGTACGCCTGGCAAATTTGCCATTTCCAGTTCTACAGGGTAGGTCAGATATTTCTCCACATCTTCGGTAGCGAGATTTCTGGAGGTGGTGATGACCTGCACCTGATTCGTGGTGATATCCGGTACTGCGCCTATGGGAAGATTACTGAGCGCAAAGACTCCAAAACCTATCCAGGCAGCGACAAAAATGAATACAATGAGCTTGTTGGCAAGGCTCCATTGAATGATACGATCTAACATGCGAGCGGCTAAATTTGAATTACAAAATTGCCCCTCGCCAGCTATAAAGCCTTAAAATCTTCCTTAAGATTACCTTAAATTTTCTTTTCAAAAATCAATCGGAAAACACTCCCCTTCCCTGTTTCACTTTCTACTTCCACCTGAATATGTGATTCGTTGGCGAGTTTCCTGACAATAGCCAGTCCCAATCCAGTTCCGGACACCCCTGGGTTTGCGGCCACATCCCTATAAAAAGGGTCAAAGATCTTTTCTAAAGCCTCATCGGAAATTCCGCTCCCCTGATCTTCTACCTGTACAAAAGGAAGAGCATCATGAATCCCTAATTTCAAATTGATGGGAGAATCTCCAGCTGAGTATTTCAGGGCATTCTGCAAAAGGTTATTGAAGATCATCTGCAAAGAGCCTTCATTGACCCTTACAAAAAGTGGTTTGCTCAAATTAGTCTGCAAGCTCACCTCTCGCCCACTCTCTCCTTTGTGTCGCGCTACTATATCCCTAGTAAAGGAGAGGAGTTCCACCTCGTCAATAGATGCTCGTCCGTTATTACCGACCCGTGCGAGGGAAAGCAACTGATCGATCATAGCTGACATTCTATCTATGCTACCCAACGTCATCCGGATTTTTTCTTCATACTCTTGTCCGGTTCTGGGCTTTCGGATGAGCACCTCCAAAGTACCTTTCATGACCGCCAGCGGGGTTCTAAGTTCATGTGAGGCATCTGAGGTAAATTGCTTTTCACGGATCAAAGCCTGCTCCAACCTGGCCAAAAGGCCATTGATGGACCTGGTCAGCTGCGCAATTTCATCGTCGGGTTCCACCTCAGGTACGCGCTCATTGAGGTTACTTTGGGAGATCTGGTTGGTCTTAGCTATGATGTTTTTGATGGGCTGAATGCTTTTCCCAGCCAGAAAGCGCATGGAAAGAAACAAGGAAATCAATATCCCCGGATACAAAATCAACAGTATATTCCTCAGATTGGTCAACAGATCCCGGGCATCTTCAAAGGACTTGGCTACCAGCATATAGCCTTCATCTCGGCCCTCATGCTTCAAGGGAATCTGCATCTGTCTCACCTCCCGACTTCCAGTTTTCAAAGTCCAGGCCTCATCTTGGTGCGCACGATCGGGGTAAAAGCTCAGGTGGTTTTCTCCCAGATTCGGGGAGCGGTCCATGGATAAGCCTTGTGTGTCTACTATTTCTATGAAAATCGGATTGAGCTGGATCTGACTATGCTCCTGCTCCTGCCATTCATCTTTGTGGGCAAATTTGATCTCCCCTTCCACCAAAAAAATCTGGCCCAGATGCTTATCCGTCTCCAGTTTTAGTTCACGATCTATACTCTGCACCACGGTATAGTCCACCACTACGTAGATGATGGCAAACACCAGTAAGACCAACAGTGCGGTTACTAATGTAAGCCTTCGGGCGATGCGCTCTTGATAGGATACACTCATTGTTCTTTGGCTATATAACCCACTCCCCGCACAGTATGAATCAGATTATCCTCTTGATGAAAACCCAGCTTTTTGCGCAGCGAATTGATAAAAACATCGATCACTCCGGTGTTATATTCAAAATGAATATCCCAAACTTGCTCGATAATGCTGGTGCGCCGGCATACTTCACCTTTGTTTTTCATCAGAAATTCCAAAAGAGCGAATTCCTTCTGCGTGAGAACCACCTCTTCATTGCCTTTGTAAACCTGATGTTTTGCCGGATATAAACGGACAGATCCTAGCGCATGCACTTCCGGTTCTATTTGCTTTTGGCGCAGCTGCACCCGTATCCGTTCCAGTAATTCTTCAAAGTGAAAGGGCTTTTTGATGTAATCGTTGGCGCCGGACTGCAATCCTGCTATGGTTTCGTCCACTGTATCTTTGGCCGTAAGAAAAATAACTGGGGTCCGCTTATTTTTTTCCCTAAATGCCGAGCAAAGTTCCAGTCCGCTCATCCCCGGCAGCAACCAATCCAAAAGAAGCAGGTCAAAATCGCCCTCCTGAGCCAAATCCAAGCCGGAAGGGCCTGTTTCGGCCACAGTCACCTCGTAAGATTCCTCTTCCAAACCTTGCTTGAGAAAACCCGAAATCCCAGGCTCATCCTCTACGACTAGAATTCGCATAGCTACTTTTTCTTTTGCTACGCAAAAGTTACTAATTCAATGCAAAGCACCTGATTAAAAGGCTTAAGATTTCCTTAATGTTTTGATTTTCCCGGCATATAATCTGCGACACTAAGCCATTTCTGCGACACGTGGCTGGTTTTGCTTTTTCTTAGCGGGCTTCTTTTTACGTTTGTTCCACCAGATCAAGGTACCGGTGATAGGTAAACTGGTCGCTACTAAACAAGCGATAAACCACAGTAATTTGCTGAATTGGCTAAAAATATCACCCACATGAAGTGACTTGATGGATCTACCGATCTGCTGGCGGACAGACATATCCGAAAACAGCTTCGCTTCAGTCACTGACATATCAGATGCAGAAAGTGTCAACTGATCCGCTCCTGCTCTAGCGAAAAACCCTGTACGATACTTACTCACCTGCACTGGGTCTCCTGATTTGGAAGGCAAGGAAACCCTGATATTCCCCTCATAGGGCAGTTCCTTATTGGTACTTGCAAAAACATCTTCCAGTGAAAAAGCAGCTAGTTCCCCGGCTGGTTCCTCTTGGGCTGGTTCCGGCTTTTGACGTTCTCCCTTGGCTGAAGCTTCACCTCTTTGGGTAGGAGCCTGATAGGTATCAAACATTTTTTGATACCCCTCTCTGTACCAAGTAAAAGACCAAAATGGCCCGGTAGCTCCCATGATAAAGAGGAAAATCAAGGAATAAAAAGCAAGGGTATTATGCAGGTCATGATTGACACGCTTCCAGTTTCCTGACCATTTAATCTTCAGTCCCTGCTTGTAGTTTTTGACTTTATTTGGAAACCAAATCACTATTCCGGTGATCACACCCAGTAGAAACAAAAGTGTAGCGATGCCATTGATCAACCTGCCCAGGTCCCTATTGCCCATACTTTCCAGAATGGGGGTCTCCACTCTATCTAAAAGCAACCATCTGTGCAGACTGAACATGTAGCCCATAAACTCCGCTGTAGCAGTTTTGTCCGAACTGTTGGAGACAATCTCCGCCGTATAGGGGTTCACATAATAGGTAGTTCCTCTGCCTTTTTCTCCTTCTTC
This genomic window from Algoriphagus sp. TR-M9 contains:
- a CDS encoding CusA/CzcA family heavy metal efflux RND transporter, which produces MLDRIIQWSLANKLIVFIFVAAWIGFGVFALSNLPIGAVPDITTNQVQVITTSRNLATEDVEKYLTYPVELEMANLPGVLEIRSVSKFGLSVVTIVFEDKMGTYLPRQLIAERIKVAEESIPEGFGSPEMGPISTGLGEIFQYVIDVEPGYEQEYDITELRTIQDWIVRRQLSGIEGVVEVNTWGGYLKQYEVAINPERLKAMQLDLVEVYEALAQNNSIAGGGYIEKTNESFFIRGEGLVSSLEDIGNIIVESRNGSPVYIRDVAEVGFGHANRFGAITANGEGEKVLGQVMMLKGADSKGTIDRVNERLESIKSTLPEGIVINGFLDRSELIGKTTFTIAENLILGCLIVVFVVVILLGNLRSGLVVASVIPLSLLFALSLMYIFGVDANLMSLGAIDFGIIIDGAVIIVEYIAFQFVKSDHRLQGLSGSEKRKVKDQISISGASKMMHSAIFGQIIIILVFIPILSLTGVEGKMFRPMAEVFSFALIGAMILGLTYVPVVSSMFLKTTPPGPRNISTRIINGLNKVYEPTITWALDHAKVVLIGAFAMLVGTVLIFRNMGSEFVPTLDEGDFVIQPFLKTGTTLTNTVETITEIEKILQKFPEVNQVVTRIGAAEIPTDPMSMEESDVIVTLKPKSEWTTVETKDELAEKFKEALEVIPGMEYEFTQPIEMRFNELITGVRADLAIKVFGEDLDVLLQTAEEIEAAIQNVDGAADIILEKVDGLPQMKIEYNRAKIAKFGLNISDLNQVVTMGFAGMSAGKVFEGEKQFDLVVRFAEPFRKDIRHLEQASIQLPSGGSVPLSELAAISYTKGPAKISRDDTQRRVVIGVNVRNRDLQSVVDDIQGIISNQVDIPEGYRVDYGGQFENLQKARNRLLIAVPIALFLIFVLLYFAFSSSREALMIYSAIPLSAIGGVLLLWMRDMPFSISAGVGFIALFGIAVLNGIVLIEHFKSMESSFDNLKDLVITGAKERLRPVLLTASAAALGFLPMAISTSAGAEVQRPLATVVVGGLITATILTLVVLPVLYVTFKSKSGKLPGATKLSSVVLLFFVVSFTAQAQDTTLSLEHALELGMERNLGLQAAHKSIDIAHAQVGQGWDLEKTSIYYAEDKNDLAENGIYNRKWGLSQSFEFPTVYGAQKNALTAKVEMQSKQVELQQLRLKGEISKAFIAVLYWEDLMERYTYLDSLYGEFSRAASRKFETGESNYLEKLTADGKRQEIALRKNEAREKHLMATDELKLLLNWEGELRLSDEELNLSLKLRDDWSDHPGVSYYESAVAQAEFHTQAEKRKYLPDINIDVFRGTNPGPNAKVYPGFQAGLAVPLFFGAQKAQVKSSKYQQEKLALEAEQYEYQLELSAQKLQRQLDQDLRVIEYYEKEGKELSRQLLAQAQRSYQEGEIDFLQYVQLLENSISITLQYLESKHAYQQTILNINYLLN
- a CDS encoding response regulator transcription factor, which gives rise to MRILVVEDEPGISGFLKQGLEEESYEVTVAETGPSGLDLAQEGDFDLLLLDWLLPGMSGLELCSAFREKNKRTPVIFLTAKDTVDETIAGLQSGANDYIKKPFHFEELLERIRVQLRQKQIEPEVHALGSVRLYPAKHQVYKGNEEVVLTQKEFALLEFLMKNKGEVCRRTSIIEQVWDIHFEYNTGVIDVFINSLRKKLGFHQEDNLIHTVRGVGYIAKEQ
- a CDS encoding sensor histidine kinase, whose protein sequence is MSVSYQERIARRLTLVTALLVLLVFAIIYVVVDYTVVQSIDRELKLETDKHLGQIFLVEGEIKFAHKDEWQEQEHSQIQLNPIFIEIVDTQGLSMDRSPNLGENHLSFYPDRAHQDEAWTLKTGSREVRQMQIPLKHEGRDEGYMLVAKSFEDARDLLTNLRNILLILYPGILISLFLSMRFLAGKSIQPIKNIIAKTNQISQSNLNERVPEVEPDDEIAQLTRSINGLLARLEQALIREKQFTSDASHELRTPLAVMKGTLEVLIRKPRTGQEYEEKIRMTLGSIDRMSAMIDQLLSLARVGNNGRASIDEVELLSFTRDIVARHKGESGREVSLQTNLSKPLFVRVNEGSLQMIFNNLLQNALKYSAGDSPINLKLGIHDALPFVQVEDQGSGISDEALEKIFDPFYRDVAANPGVSGTGLGLAIVRKLANESHIQVEVESETGKGSVFRLIFEKKI
- a CDS encoding PepSY-associated TM helix domain-containing protein; this translates as MKPTKSNTWKTIRNIFDQIHLYAGLISGLVVIAVCFSGTIYVYNTEIREFMDSERYFVEEQGERLSADRLKAELESQTGADVVGLMWNEEADRTVQFTLKEEGEKGRGTTYYVNPYTAEIVSNSSDKTATAEFMGYMFSLHRWLLLDRVETPILESMGNRDLGRLINGIATLLFLLGVITGIVIWFPNKVKNYKQGLKIKWSGNWKRVNHDLHNTLAFYSLIFLFIMGATGPFWSFTWYREGYQKMFDTYQAPTQRGEASAKGERQKPEPAQEEPAGELAAFSLEDVFASTNKELPYEGNIRVSLPSKSGDPVQVSKYRTGFFARAGADQLTLSASDMSVTEAKLFSDMSVRQQIGRSIKSLHVGDIFSQFSKLLWFIACLVATSLPITGTLIWWNKRKKKPAKKKQNQPRVAEMA